One genomic window of Paenibacillus xylanilyticus includes the following:
- a CDS encoding extracellular solute-binding protein: MRKRIKFVSVILLAVSLTASLLTGCTSETNTSSPSSNAGETPGANSNPIEISWGIHFAADGVVNDSEVQKWLEQKFNVKIKPVKVTDASIASGDIPDIFMLGDPSNVIAYQNQGVLMSIDQNMLKEKMPEYYADIEKKKELFQTVTVNNELWAIPMFIDLKPYDLGMLWRKDWLDQVGIQKVPETLDEFEEAVYAFAQKDPDGNGVKDTYGLTGTATSTWSSGFYSIFGAFGVEPTMWMERDGQIVNGSIMPETKEALAKLRKWYADGVIDPEFITDTQDSYRKKLYNNRIGVIEEQISKGALPESATVKEMLALNPDAKMAFSKNPKGPGGDGSWDWGIKSNFLVIGSKVKDQPEKLEKLFEILQAQSNDEETINMTSLGVKGEQWDFAESGATSGATTFLPGFDKQEQRDQLGIRLFSFGNITTQAYRDKYSDPKLNEAVKTYSSAPRWTDALLFSVLPSDGKYKQELTSLMQKYFAQIISGEIPLTEFDTFVTEWKAKGGDELTKEANEMYQAQFKK; encoded by the coding sequence TTGCGTAAAAGAATCAAATTTGTAAGCGTTATCTTACTGGCTGTAAGTTTAACGGCAAGCTTGCTTACCGGATGCACTTCCGAGACGAACACCTCAAGCCCGAGTTCGAATGCAGGAGAAACGCCGGGAGCTAACTCCAATCCAATCGAAATCTCCTGGGGCATTCACTTTGCCGCAGATGGAGTTGTGAATGACTCGGAGGTTCAGAAGTGGTTGGAACAAAAGTTCAATGTAAAGATCAAACCCGTGAAGGTAACGGACGCCAGTATCGCTTCCGGGGATATACCAGACATATTCATGCTCGGTGATCCTTCCAATGTAATCGCTTACCAGAATCAGGGCGTGTTAATGAGCATTGATCAGAACATGTTGAAGGAGAAAATGCCGGAGTATTACGCGGATATTGAGAAAAAGAAAGAGCTTTTTCAGACCGTTACCGTTAATAACGAGCTGTGGGCTATCCCGATGTTTATCGATTTGAAGCCTTACGATCTGGGGATGTTGTGGCGTAAGGACTGGCTGGACCAGGTCGGCATTCAGAAAGTCCCGGAGACGTTGGATGAATTCGAGGAAGCCGTTTATGCCTTTGCACAAAAGGATCCGGACGGTAACGGTGTGAAGGATACGTACGGGTTGACAGGAACGGCTACGTCCACGTGGTCATCCGGTTTCTATTCCATCTTCGGTGCATTCGGTGTGGAGCCGACCATGTGGATGGAGAGGGATGGTCAGATTGTAAATGGATCGATCATGCCTGAGACCAAGGAAGCCTTGGCGAAGCTGCGCAAATGGTATGCGGATGGGGTCATCGATCCGGAATTTATTACAGATACACAGGATTCATATCGTAAGAAACTGTACAACAACCGGATCGGCGTCATTGAAGAGCAGATCAGCAAAGGCGCTCTGCCGGAATCTGCAACAGTCAAGGAAATGCTGGCACTAAATCCGGATGCCAAGATGGCATTTTCCAAAAATCCGAAGGGACCTGGCGGTGATGGCTCATGGGATTGGGGAATCAAGAGCAATTTCCTGGTTATCGGCAGCAAAGTCAAGGATCAGCCTGAGAAGCTTGAGAAGCTGTTCGAAATTCTACAGGCACAGAGCAATGATGAAGAGACCATCAATATGACCAGCCTTGGGGTAAAGGGGGAGCAATGGGATTTTGCTGAGAGCGGGGCTACCTCGGGGGCGACTACATTCCTGCCTGGATTCGATAAGCAGGAGCAGCGTGATCAACTGGGAATCCGCCTGTTCTCTTTTGGTAACATTACCACCCAGGCTTATCGGGACAAATATTCCGATCCGAAGCTGAATGAGGCTGTCAAAACGTATTCATCGGCTCCAAGATGGACCGATGCGCTGTTATTCTCTGTGCTGCCTTCGGACGGAAAATACAAACAGGAATTGACGTCACTCATGCAAAAATATTTCGCACAAATTATCAGCGGCGAAATTCCTCTGACTGAGTTTGATACATTCGTAACAGAATGGAAGGCAAAAGGCGGCGATGAATTAACGAAGGAAGCCAATGAAATGTACCAAGCACAATTCAAAAAATAA
- a CDS encoding carbohydrate ABC transporter permease, translating into MKIKRWQELIAPAMIYLILSILAIIVVYPFIHVLSVSFSGRGEALRSGFHFYPRDFEWEAYRGLLDYPLIWSGYANTLFRMVVGTTLTLLVTVCAAYPLSRPDLPMKRLLIMLLLFTMIFDGGIVPQYLLIKELHLLNTHWVYVLPSAANAFHVLVMISFFRSVPDALIEAARIDGARDLRILFRILLPLSIPSLVTIGLWNLVYHINAFMDNLLYVTDSSKFVLQQVVRQILIESKLDPFTTATLATPPAPESLKMAAVIVSSLPVIVMYPFLLRYFEKGTMIGSVKG; encoded by the coding sequence ATGAAAATAAAAAGATGGCAAGAGCTCATTGCCCCCGCCATGATCTACCTTATATTGTCCATCCTGGCAATCATCGTTGTGTACCCGTTCATTCATGTCCTGTCCGTCTCCTTCAGCGGTAGGGGAGAAGCACTGCGAAGCGGATTTCATTTTTATCCTCGGGATTTCGAGTGGGAAGCATACCGCGGGCTTCTGGACTATCCATTAATCTGGTCAGGATATGCGAATACGCTGTTTCGGATGGTCGTAGGCACGACCTTAACACTTCTCGTTACCGTCTGCGCCGCTTATCCGCTCTCCCGTCCCGATCTGCCCATGAAGCGGCTGCTGATCATGCTGCTGTTGTTCACAATGATCTTCGATGGCGGGATTGTCCCGCAATATCTATTAATCAAAGAACTGCATCTGCTTAACACGCACTGGGTCTATGTGCTGCCATCCGCTGCCAATGCTTTTCATGTGCTTGTGATGATTTCGTTTTTTCGCTCCGTTCCGGATGCACTGATCGAAGCAGCTCGTATCGACGGGGCAAGGGACTTGCGGATTCTGTTCCGTATTCTGCTCCCGCTGTCCATTCCATCTCTTGTGACAATCGGGCTTTGGAATCTGGTTTATCACATTAATGCGTTTATGGATAATCTGCTTTACGTCACCGATTCATCCAAATTCGTGCTGCAGCAGGTTGTCCGCCAAATCCTCATCGAGAGCAAGCTCGACCCGTTTACTACGGCGACGCTTGCAACACCGCCTGCTCCGGAGAGCTTGAAAATGGCGGCTGTCATTGTCAGCTCCTTGCCGGTGATCGTTATGTATCCTTTCCTGCTTCGATATTTCGAAAAAGGCACCATGATTGGATCTGTAAAAGGGTAG
- a CDS encoding helix-turn-helix domain-containing protein, with product MRGLLAMKNNSMFVKLLLSMTAIALITVVLISSVTYMISADNSVRNAISYNESVLTQQKELIHKELTTIGNAANSLLMAQSYVYHTIGGKLSVSSLIDLSTLVEEQKKLSPYIDSIYLYYAPLELVLTSRPEIKTSPISDFADQSWLDTLNQDSSSRTVWLTGRSNGFSPDHPATSLIQKMPLIGQVEGAIVINLNLDRLFADYLSHYNSKKGTIMVIGPQGELLYSDAHDREALLQQWDAEQVSSESGYYIGDSDQIVSYTASNMTGWRFVDITERSVLLQGMNRIKVLIWTVAILYITAAVAISYVLSRRLYRPLQSVISYIVSSEESERRDRSGAPSSTDEAGFIRHSFEQMTRNRDILIKEKLKVDELLTGNRTAIKEKYLNDLILGNVPEEAPNRPDHAAELLGLQLDFNRFSILTLELEEHQPLRGSEDIFHSHLLQYSLMEELGKDIDGEIFVKDSRHTVILLSLHPDADDTFPVEQARSLKSYFLSRYGISVTIAVSRIHSGEQAVRAAYNETQEALNMKIYIGKGEILPYSILDEWKSEEGTYYYPYELETKLQQSLLKTDKEECTAVIRAITREVLKQRLGKANIHQLYVQLSGELVKTLVQTGGEVTAVIGEGSSYTDALARAETVQDMEKCVLTICNKIIDYHREKRSKMTDVTLQLATEFMDNHYNKNISVDNVAEHVKRSSSYLGRIFKESTGMTVNDYLIQLRIKRAMELLKQTDASVEEVCREIGYANVSYFNKIFKARTGFTPGQFRHQHTADQQLTQGKGPKTS from the coding sequence ATGAGGGGACTTTTAGCCATGAAAAATAACTCCATGTTCGTGAAACTGCTCCTATCGATGACTGCCATAGCTTTGATCACTGTTGTTCTCATTTCTTCGGTCACTTACATGATTTCGGCTGATAACAGTGTCCGTAATGCTATCAGTTATAATGAATCTGTCTTGACTCAGCAGAAGGAGCTGATTCATAAGGAGCTGACCACCATCGGAAATGCGGCCAATAGTCTGCTGATGGCTCAATCCTATGTATACCATACCATCGGAGGCAAGCTCTCTGTTAGTTCGTTAATTGATCTATCCACTCTTGTAGAAGAGCAAAAAAAGCTCAGTCCCTACATCGATTCCATCTATCTGTACTACGCCCCGCTTGAACTTGTCCTGACATCACGTCCGGAGATAAAGACATCTCCTATATCCGACTTTGCTGACCAGTCCTGGCTGGATACCTTAAATCAAGACTCATCATCTCGTACCGTCTGGTTAACGGGAAGATCGAATGGATTTTCTCCGGATCATCCTGCGACCTCCCTGATTCAGAAGATGCCACTGATTGGCCAAGTGGAGGGCGCGATCGTCATTAATTTGAATCTGGATCGACTCTTCGCTGACTACTTAAGTCATTACAATAGCAAGAAAGGCACCATCATGGTCATTGGTCCACAGGGTGAACTCCTCTATTCCGATGCTCATGACAGAGAAGCACTCCTTCAGCAGTGGGATGCCGAACAGGTATCATCGGAGAGCGGCTACTATATTGGTGATTCCGATCAGATCGTATCCTACACTGCATCCAATATGACAGGCTGGCGATTCGTCGATATCACCGAACGATCTGTCCTTCTGCAAGGCATGAACCGAATTAAAGTCCTCATTTGGACAGTCGCCATCCTATATATAACGGCTGCTGTTGCTATTTCCTATGTTTTATCGAGAAGATTATATCGTCCGCTGCAAAGTGTGATTTCCTATATTGTGAGCTCGGAAGAATCCGAACGACGCGACAGATCCGGTGCTCCCAGCAGCACGGATGAAGCCGGCTTTATCCGTCATTCCTTTGAGCAGATGACACGTAACCGCGATATTTTAATCAAAGAAAAGCTAAAAGTAGATGAACTCCTCACCGGAAATCGCACGGCCATTAAGGAAAAGTATCTGAACGATCTCATTCTGGGCAACGTTCCAGAAGAAGCACCAAACAGACCCGACCATGCGGCAGAGCTGCTTGGATTACAGCTTGATTTCAATCGTTTTTCCATCCTGACCCTTGAGCTCGAAGAGCATCAGCCGTTGAGGGGATCGGAGGATATATTTCATTCCCATCTGCTCCAGTACAGTCTGATGGAAGAGCTGGGAAAAGATATCGATGGAGAGATTTTTGTCAAAGACAGCAGGCATACGGTCATCCTTCTCTCCTTGCATCCGGATGCCGATGATACCTTTCCTGTGGAACAAGCCAGAAGCCTCAAATCATATTTTCTCAGTCGTTATGGGATCTCTGTGACCATCGCTGTCAGCCGTATTCACTCCGGAGAACAAGCCGTGCGTGCAGCTTACAACGAGACTCAAGAGGCACTAAATATGAAAATCTACATTGGGAAGGGCGAAATTCTGCCCTATTCGATCCTTGATGAATGGAAATCGGAAGAAGGTACCTACTATTATCCGTACGAACTCGAAACGAAGCTGCAGCAATCCCTGCTGAAGACGGATAAAGAGGAATGTACTGCCGTGATCCGGGCCATCACCCGGGAGGTGCTAAAGCAAAGGCTGGGTAAAGCCAATATTCATCAGCTGTATGTTCAATTAAGCGGGGAGCTGGTTAAAACACTTGTTCAGACTGGCGGCGAGGTGACCGCTGTTATCGGCGAAGGGTCGTCCTATACCGATGCTCTGGCGCGTGCCGAAACCGTTCAGGATATGGAGAAATGTGTGTTAACGATATGTAACAAGATCATCGACTACCACCGGGAGAAGCGCTCCAAAATGACGGATGTGACCCTTCAGCTGGCCACCGAATTCATGGACAACCATTACAACAAGAATATCTCTGTGGATAACGTGGCCGAACACGTAAAACGCAGTTCGTCCTACTTGGGTCGCATCTTCAAGGAGTCAACGGGCATGACGGTTAATGACTATCTCATCCAGCTGCGCATCAAGCGTGCCATGGAGCTGTTGAAGCAGACAGATGCTTCCGTTGAGGAGGTTTGCCGGGAGATTGGGTACGCAAACGTCAGCTATTTCAACAAAATATTCAAGGCCAGAACAGGATTTACCCCAGGACAATTTCGGCACCAACATACGGCAGACCAACAGTTAACGCAGGGAAAGGGGCCGAAGACATCCTAA
- a CDS encoding ABC transporter permease, which translates to MKTIKKHGELLLLFLFAFAFFVVFKYGPLYGVVIAFKDFRVVDGIWGSPWVGFRHFQEIFQNGDFYRLLKNTLLLNLYQMIFAFPAPIILAILLNEVRSRYFQRFIQTTMYLPHFVSWVVMSGLIIYFLSPTSGVVGEIVKWFGGEPVFYMGKKEYFRPIVVISSILKDIGWGSIIYFAALAAINPELHESAVIDGANRWQRIIRINIPSIMPTVAIMFILSLGGFLSANFEQIINLLNPVNYETGDVIDTYVYRVGLQQFQYSYTAAIGLFKSLVGLLLILGANLTVRKLSRGESGLW; encoded by the coding sequence ATGAAAACGATAAAAAAACACGGAGAGCTGCTTTTATTATTTCTATTCGCCTTCGCATTCTTCGTTGTATTTAAATACGGCCCATTATATGGAGTCGTCATTGCCTTCAAGGATTTCCGGGTCGTCGACGGCATATGGGGAAGTCCGTGGGTCGGTTTCCGCCATTTTCAGGAAATATTTCAGAATGGTGACTTTTATCGATTACTTAAAAACACCCTGCTCCTGAATTTGTATCAAATGATCTTTGCTTTTCCTGCACCAATCATACTGGCGATTTTGCTTAACGAGGTGAGGTCAAGGTATTTCCAGCGGTTTATCCAGACGACCATGTACCTGCCTCATTTCGTATCGTGGGTCGTCATGTCCGGGCTGATTATTTATTTTCTCTCTCCAACGTCCGGCGTTGTAGGGGAAATTGTGAAGTGGTTTGGAGGGGAACCTGTCTTTTATATGGGAAAGAAGGAATATTTCCGTCCGATTGTGGTCATTTCTTCAATCCTCAAGGATATCGGCTGGGGCTCGATTATCTACTTTGCAGCTTTGGCGGCGATCAACCCGGAGCTGCATGAATCGGCCGTCATTGACGGAGCCAATCGGTGGCAGCGAATCATTCGAATTAATATCCCATCCATTATGCCAACCGTCGCGATTATGTTCATCTTGAGTCTAGGTGGTTTCTTAAGCGCAAACTTCGAACAAATCATCAATCTGTTAAACCCGGTCAATTATGAAACGGGTGATGTCATTGATACTTATGTCTACCGGGTAGGTCTGCAGCAGTTTCAGTACAGCTACACGGCGGCCATTGGTTTGTTTAAATCGCTGGTGGGGCTCCTGCTGATTCTGGGGGCTAATCTGACCGTGCGAAAATTGAGCCGCGGCGAGAGCGGTCTATGGTAA
- a CDS encoding helix-turn-helix domain-containing protein encodes MPLQEQTSPWSDTTIKMLDVYSGTLQPGSSLSEAELSSNLLLLAGGGEGELAMNGEVCHIGASFAAHVIEGSSFTLTATSDNIDYILIMYKATSMEGVSLVLPSHRNHPLRTSFVEHPRTQAEWVQLAEKIAAKWSRGEGLERFHTNALLQGILYELIMEYERGQGGTASDMVDVVAAYIEGHYRRNLELKELAALAGCSVRQLQRRFKQEKQIGPMEYVIQLRMESASRMLRHTDAPIGEIADRMGYRDMYYFSRAFKKYHGVPPQFYRQTAASRASALSVYPLPQNRMASWYESSKGIVICHLRGQYDVTISPQRIAVLDVQYADHLLALGLTPAGSVGSGSAAFHFPQYIRARLQGTELLGTYEYPDLPAVERLSPDLIICTEVHEPHYERLSRTAPVLMFKRNESWQTILSLFGELTGKRAEAKRIIADYHRRTALLSEELAPVLAGKSVALIRPFESMVRVHTASHRTGAVLYRDLGLPAPLFVADPSDTAYHISVDRLPAVHASHYFLLSSEIMQEGMSATEQSVWGMLDTDERQHIYSVDAATWIGCYGPTGINGIIDQIAQALLA; translated from the coding sequence ATGCCGCTGCAAGAACAGACAAGTCCATGGAGTGATACGACGATCAAGATGCTTGACGTGTATAGCGGTACGTTGCAGCCAGGCAGTAGTCTTAGCGAAGCCGAATTATCATCAAATCTGTTGCTGCTGGCCGGTGGCGGAGAAGGGGAGCTTGCAATGAATGGTGAGGTTTGCCACATTGGAGCTTCTTTTGCTGCTCATGTGATAGAGGGATCCTCCTTTACGCTGACTGCTACCTCAGACAACATCGATTATATCTTGATCATGTATAAGGCAACCTCCATGGAAGGAGTCTCCCTTGTTCTGCCCTCGCACCGCAATCACCCGCTGCGTACTTCGTTTGTTGAGCATCCGCGAACTCAGGCGGAATGGGTCCAGCTGGCAGAGAAAATTGCAGCGAAATGGAGTAGGGGCGAAGGGCTGGAGCGTTTTCACACCAATGCACTGCTGCAGGGGATTCTCTACGAACTCATTATGGAGTATGAACGTGGTCAGGGCGGGACAGCGTCAGACATGGTGGATGTTGTCGCTGCGTACATAGAGGGGCATTATCGCCGGAATCTGGAACTGAAAGAGCTGGCGGCACTTGCGGGATGCAGCGTAAGACAGCTGCAGCGACGGTTCAAGCAGGAGAAGCAAATTGGACCGATGGAGTACGTCATCCAGCTGCGGATGGAGAGTGCATCGCGAATGCTCCGTCATACGGATGCTCCCATTGGGGAAATTGCAGATAGAATGGGCTATCGCGATATGTATTATTTCAGCAGGGCATTTAAGAAATACCATGGAGTTCCTCCGCAGTTCTATAGGCAGACTGCTGCTTCGAGAGCAAGTGCTCTCTCTGTGTATCCCTTGCCGCAGAACCGCATGGCTTCCTGGTATGAGTCGTCAAAAGGCATCGTGATTTGCCATCTGAGAGGTCAATATGATGTCACCATATCTCCACAGCGTATTGCTGTACTTGATGTGCAATATGCGGATCATCTGCTTGCACTTGGATTGACTCCGGCAGGCAGTGTAGGATCGGGAAGTGCGGCGTTCCATTTCCCTCAATATATCAGGGCCAGACTTCAGGGTACCGAATTACTTGGAACGTATGAGTATCCCGATCTACCTGCGGTGGAACGACTGTCTCCGGATCTGATTATATGTACGGAGGTGCATGAACCGCACTATGAACGGTTAAGCCGGACCGCTCCGGTTCTCATGTTTAAACGCAATGAGAGCTGGCAGACCATTCTGAGTCTGTTCGGTGAGCTGACAGGCAAGCGAGCAGAGGCCAAGCGGATCATTGCAGATTATCATCGACGAACTGCATTATTGTCAGAAGAACTTGCTCCTGTACTGGCAGGTAAGAGCGTGGCACTAATTCGTCCGTTTGAGTCAATGGTTCGGGTACATACAGCCTCACATCGTACAGGCGCTGTGCTCTATCGAGACCTGGGTCTGCCTGCCCCGTTATTTGTAGCCGATCCCTCCGACACGGCTTATCATATTTCGGTTGACAGACTGCCGGCCGTACATGCCAGCCACTACTTTTTGCTTAGCAGCGAAATCATGCAGGAGGGGATGTCTGCTACAGAGCAAAGTGTCTGGGGGATGCTGGATACCGATGAGCGACAGCATATATATTCCGTAGATGCCGCGACATGGATCGGCTGTTATGGACCAACCGGCATCAATGGCATCATCGATCAGATTGCTCAGGCTTTGTTGGCTTGA